Proteins from one Periplaneta americana isolate PAMFEO1 chromosome 6, P.americana_PAMFEO1_priV1, whole genome shotgun sequence genomic window:
- the LOC138702119 gene encoding uncharacterized protein: MRFSTSDLLFAVSLSVCAAIAVLPSSSSSLPAPRYHDHFRHLVRRDVSSTPPEYQDNNDDSEEAPVTSEDRQAREYRRNDKSFGFYDYLQPPYFGGYVPEMPYGYPGGEDANEILARTDPMDPMLRTKNPVGPAIPYPDSPIYYIRLPPTPYVFVPGLGYVSQPPPPSPLSSQINPFINLPIDFIANGKPTNIYQWSGAPAIEPGMNPAYPYPKPKPVQPKPSKPDSSVNNLNKGPYVFNGRPGDVYVLRDSVNALYSDALQNFYP, from the coding sequence GTTCTCCACGTCAGATCTTCTCTTCGCGGTGTCACTGAGTGTGTGTGCAGCCATCGCAGTGCTGCCCAGTTCGAGTTCGTCGCTGCCTGCACCCCGTTACCATGACCACTTCCGGCACCTGGTCCGCAGGGACGTGTCGTCAACGCCACCAGAGTACCAAGACAACAACGACGACAGCGAGGAGGCGCCTGTGACGTCAGAGGACCGGCAGGCCCGGGAGTACAGGCGCAACGACAAGTCCTTCGGCTTCTACGACTACCTGCAGCCCCCCTACTTCGGGGGGTACGTGCCTGAAATGCCCTACGGCTACCCCGGGGGCGAGGACGCTAATGAGATCCTGGCGAGGACGGACCCCATGGACCCCATGCTGCGCACCAAGAACCCCGTGGGCCCTGCGATCCCTTATCCTGACTCACCGATCTATTACATCCGTCTTCCCCCCACCCCTTACGTCTTCGTTCCCGGTCTTGGGTACGTCAGTCAGCCTCCCCCTCCGTCACCCCTCTCCTCCCAAATAAATCCCTTCATCAACCTCCCGATAGACTTCATCGCTAATGGCAAGCCGACTAATATCTACCAGTGGTCGGGGGCACCGGCGATCGAGCCCGGGATGAACCCGGCTTACCCGTACCCCAAGCCCAAGCCCGTGCAGCCCAAGCCCTCGAAGCCGGACTCCAGCGTGAACAACCTCAACAAGGGACCTTACGTGTTCAACGGACGACCCGGCGACGTCTACGTGCTCAGGGATTCTGTCAACGCCCTCTACTCGGATGCCCTACAGAACTTCTACCCTTAA